From one [Ruminococcus] lactaris ATCC 29176 genomic stretch:
- a CDS encoding glycosyltransferase family 2 protein, producing the protein MMISIIVPVYNSEKYIDRCLDSILNQTYKDLEIVLVNDGSNDQSLKILENYALRDTRIKVVNQENKGVAAARNTGLDNATGDYILYVDSDDWIENNMVERMVELSANADIVFCGNDNAVSPESVKKIIGITKEIWNKDKIIYEFLRHKIMSGMLWNKLIKRSLTDGCRFNPKTGYGEDAEFLWQVLQNTNSMIVTNEILYHHVPDENSISHLSYSEKKYSAISMWEKINADTSAIYPEYLKYARISLTSAAVFGLFEARQCCYKNKNQLKYMRSITRKNIGGFLKADYISKKFKVYAIVVCIGF; encoded by the coding sequence ATGATGATTTCAATTATTGTACCGGTGTACAATTCCGAAAAATATATTGATAGATGTCTGGATAGTATATTGAATCAGACCTATAAGGACTTGGAAATTGTGTTGGTTAATGACGGCTCAAACGATCAGTCGTTAAAAATTTTAGAGAATTATGCTTTAAGGGATACAAGAATTAAGGTTGTAAATCAGGAGAACAAGGGAGTAGCAGCAGCTAGAAATACCGGATTGGATAATGCTACTGGAGATTACATTCTCTACGTGGATTCGGATGACTGGATTGAAAATAACATGGTCGAGCGTATGGTGGAACTTTCGGCTAATGCGGATATAGTGTTTTGTGGGAACGATAATGCTGTTTCACCGGAGTCTGTAAAAAAAATTATAGGGATTACAAAGGAAATCTGGAATAAAGATAAGATTATCTATGAGTTTTTAAGACACAAAATTATGTCAGGTATGCTTTGGAATAAGCTGATTAAAAGAAGTCTTACTGATGGATGTAGGTTTAATCCGAAGACTGGTTACGGTGAAGATGCAGAGTTTCTCTGGCAGGTACTTCAAAATACAAATAGCATGATAGTGACAAATGAGATACTTTATCATCATGTGCCGGACGAGAACAGCATTTCGCATCTGTCCTATTCAGAAAAAAAGTATTCAGCAATTTCTATGTGGGAGAAAATCAATGCGGATACATCAGCTATTTATCCTGAATATCTGAAATATGCAAGAATCAGTCTTACAAGTGCTGCTGTATTTGGATTATTTGAAGCCCGTCAGTGCTGCTATAAAAATAAGAACCAGTTGAAGTATATGAGAAGTATCACTAGGAAGAACATCGGAGGATTCCTGAAGGCAGATTACATATCAAAAAAATTTAAGGTATATGCCATTGTTGTATGTATCGGCTTTTAA